A single region of the Bos mutus isolate GX-2022 chromosome 24, NWIPB_WYAK_1.1, whole genome shotgun sequence genome encodes:
- the ZBTB14 gene encoding zinc finger and BTB domain-containing protein 14 yields MEFFISMSETIKYNDDDHKTLFLKTLNEQRLEGEFCDIAIVVEDVKFRAHRCVLAACSTYFKKLFKKLEVDSSSVIEIDFLRSDIFEEVLNYMYTAKISVKKEDVNLMMSSGQILGIRFLDKLCSQKRDVSSPDENNGQSKSKYCLKINRPIGDAADPQDDDVEEIGDQDDSPSDDTVEGTPPSQEDGKSPTTTLRVQEAILKELGSEEVRKVNCYGQEVESMETPESKDLGSQTPQALAFNDGMSEVKDEQTPGWTTAASDMKFEYLLYGHHREQIACQACGKTFSDEGRLRKHEKLHTADRPFVCEMCTKGFTTQAHLKEHLKIHTGYKPYSCEVCGKSFIRAPDLKKHERVHSNERPFACHMCDKAFKHKSHLKDHERRHRGEKPFVCGSCTKAFAKASDLKRHENNMHSERKQVTPSAMQSETEQLQAAAMAAEAEQQLETIACS; encoded by the exons ATG GAGTTTTTCATCAGTATGTCTGAAACCATTAAATATAATGACGATGATCATAAAACTCTGTTTCTGAAAACACTCAACGAGCAACGCTTGGAAGGAGAATTTTGCGACATCGCGATCGTGGTCGAGGATGTGAAGTTCCGAGCGCACAGGTGCGTTCTTGCTGCCTGCAGCACCTACTTTAAAAAGCTTTTCAAGAAACTGGAGGTAGATAGTTCCTCAGTAATAGAAATAGATTTCCTCCGTTCCGATATATTTGAAGAGGTCCTGAATTACATGTACACGGCAAAGATCTCCGTGAAAAAAGAAGATGTTAACTTAATGATGTCATCCGGTCAGATTCTCGGCATCCGGTTCCTGGATAAACTCTGCTCTCAGAAGCGGGACGTGTCCAGCCCGGACGAAAACAACGGTCAGTCGAAAAGCAAGTACTGCCTGAAGATCAACCGCCCCATTGGGGATGCTGCCGACCCTCAGGATGATGACGTGGAGGAAATCGGAGACCAGGACGACAGCCCCTCGGATGACACGGTAGAAGGCACCCCCCCGAGTCAGGAGGACGGGAAGTCGCCCACGACGACGCTCAGGGTGCAGGAGGCCATCCTGAAAGAGCTGGGCAGCGAGGAGGTACGGAAGGTCAACTGCTACGGCCAGGAGGTAGAGTCCATGGAGACCCCCGAGTCCAAGGACCTGGGGTCCCAGACCCCTCAGGCCTTAGCATTTAACGATGGGATGAGCGAAGTGAAGGATGAGCAGACCCCAGGCTGGACCACGGCGGCCAGCGACATGAAGTTCGAGTATCTGCTGTACGGGCACCACCGGGAGCAGATCGCCTGCCAGGCGTGCGGGAAGACGTTTTCAGACGAGGGTCGGCTGAGGAAGCACGAGAAGCTGCACACGGCCGACCGGCCCTTCGTGTGCGAGATGTGCACCAAGGGCTTCACCACGCAGGCCCATCTGAAGGAGCACCTGAAGATCCACACGGGCTACAAGCCCTACAGCTGCGAGGTGTGCGGCAAGTCGTTCATCCGCGCCCCGGACTTGAAGAAGCACGAGCGGGTGCACAGCAACGAGCGGCCCTTCGCCTGCCATATGTGCGACAAGGCCTTCAAGCACAAGTCCCACCTCAAGGACCACGAGCGCCGTCACCGCGGCGAGAAGCCCTTTGTGTGCGGCTCCTGCACCAAGGCCTTCGCCAAGGCGTCCGACCTGAAGCGGCACGAGAACAACATGCACAGCGAGCGCAAGCAGGTCACCCCTAGCGCCATGCAGAGCGAGACCGAGCAGCTGCAGGCGGCGGCCATGGCTGCGGAGGCCGAGCAGCAGCTGGAGACCATCGCCTGCAGCTAG